TGAATTACAATATCTGCGCCATGTTCCAACGGTCGAACAAGGTACGGGGTCCCAAATGTATTATCCACAATTAAAATAATGTGATGTCGATGTGCAATCGCACCAAGCGCTTCAAAATCAACTAGATTAATACCTGGATTCCCAATACTTTCTACATATAAGGCTTTGGTATGTGCATTAATTTTAGCTTCAAAATTATTAGGATCATCAGGATCAACAAAGTGCGTCGTAATGCCTAACTTTTTCAAGGTCACACTTAATAAGTCATACGTTCCGCCGTAAAGTGTCTTCGCTGCAACAATTTCATCACCCTGTTCGGCAATCGTGAGGATGGCGGCGGTAATGGCCGCAGCGCCCGTTGCCAGTGTAACCCCGGCAGTCCCATGTTCCAATGCGGCCACCCGCTTATCTACGACCGCAGTTGTGGGATTCGTCAACCGGGTATAGATATTCCCAGCATCCGTCAGCGCAAACCGCCCAGCTGCTTGCTTTGCATCTTTAAATACATACGATGTTGTTTGATAGATTGGTACCGCTCGAGCGCCCGTTTCATCAACTGTCTGACCAGCATGGACTTGTAAAGTTTCAAAGTGTAAATTCTTTTTAGTTGTCATTTTTCTAAACCCGCTTTCATTAATTTAAGGGTTGCCACCCAATTCTGATAAAATTGGCAACTGGCCTGTTGCCAGCTATAATCAATTGTCCCATGTGAATCGCTAAAATAATGCTGTGGTTGCTGAATCGGTCGGTGTTGTTGCCGATCACGCCGATACTCCAATGCCAACGTTTCAGCCGCATATTCCGGATGCCCCGTTACATACACCGCATGTTGGGCCGGGGCTGCTAAGACTAGCGGCCCCACTTGTGCATTGGTCGCAACTAGTTGTAGCTCGGCCGGTAATTTAGCTGGCAATACCAATTGTGACTGTCGTGATTGCGGCATCTTCAAACTTGCTGGCTGAGTTAATCCAGCCATTAAGGGCGAGGCCCGGTCCACCGTAGTTGCGGTATAAACGCCAAAAATCTTATGAGCAACCAGCTGTTTATCGATTCCAAACTGAAGATATAGCCCAGCTTGAGCCGCCCAGCATTCAAATAACGTCTGACTAACATGCGTTTGTGCCCACGTGATAATCGTCTGTAATTCTGACCAATAATCGACTGCTGTAAAGGGCAGCTGTTCTACGGGGGCGCCAGTGACAATCAAGCCATCAAAATGTTCAGCTTGAATTTGTGCTAACGTCACATAATTAGCCGCAATCGTCGCTTGATCGATACCTTTAAAATGATGGCTAGCTGGATACATGAAGGTCACCGCCACATCGGTGGGTCCCATTGCTAACCGTTGTAAGAATTGTTGCTCCGTCGCTTGTTTAGTTGGCATTAAATTCAAAATTAATAATTGAGTGGCCGCCGTCGCTAATTTTGGTCGCCGCCACTGTCCTTGGGTCTTTGACAGACCATTACGTGCAATCACCGTCAACTTACTAACCACCTTTCATTCACTTTAAACACAAAAAAGTTTTCGTCCGTTAATTTCTAAAATAGAAATTAACGGACGAAAACTTTCGCGTTACCACCGTTATTTATTGGCATTTCACAATACCAATCTCGACAAGTGCCCTATTATGCAGGATACTCCGCAAGTTATCGGTTGCGACCGCGTACGTAGCCTTGCGACCCGTACGATGACTCCAAGCTCATCTTCACCTAATGATTGATTTGCTCCTCACACCACTTCGAAGCTCTCTGAAAAATCATCATTATCGCTACTCTTCTCTTCAACGTCTAATTTGTTCTTAATTTAGAATTAATCTACCACGATTGTTTTTAATTGTCAACTCATAATAAAACAACCTGCATTTTAAAATTTTAGCTTGACAGTATTTTTAACTGTGGCTATACTGAGTTCATTCGATAAATGAAAGCGAGGAACTGGAAATGACAAAGTTAGGACAAGTCAACTTGAATCGTTCATGGCAAAGCCGGCAATTCAGATTGTAATTCCGTCAACACGGATACAATCTGGCAAACAGTTTGTATCTGTGCCGACTCACTTTGTTATCCAAAGAAGTCTGCATGGGTTTTAACACAGCAGGCTTCGGTTCCGTAAAGGGCAAACCAGAGCTTACT
This region of Lactobacillus sp. CBA3605 genomic DNA includes:
- a CDS encoding homoserine O-succinyltransferase: MIARNGLSKTQGQWRRPKLATAATQLLILNLMPTKQATEQQFLQRLAMGPTDVAVTFMYPASHHFKGIDQATIAANYVTLAQIQAEHFDGLIVTGAPVEQLPFTAVDYWSELQTIITWAQTHVSQTLFECWAAQAGLYLQFGIDKQLVAHKIFGVYTATTVDRASPLMAGLTQPASLKMPQSRQSQLVLPAKLPAELQLVATNAQVGPLVLAAPAQHAVYVTGHPEYAAETLALEYRRDRQQHRPIQQPQHYFSDSHGTIDYSWQQASCQFYQNWVATLKLMKAGLEK